A genome region from Chlorobaculum tepidum TLS includes the following:
- the atpD gene encoding F0F1 ATP synthase subunit beta, which translates to MGKTEPEQTGIVTSIRGSVVDMRFDELLPSIYSVVKTGREMEVTVEILMQLDRRHVRGIALTPTEGLCRGMKARNTGSPLKAPVGKGTLSRMFDVFGNAIDRRGPVTNVTWRSVHGAPPQLSRRSTKSEVFETGIKIIDLLVPLERGGKAGLFGGAGVGKTVLLTEMIHNMVSKESGVSIFCGIGERCREGEELYRDMSEAGVLDNMVMVFGQMNEPPGSRFRVGLTALTMAEYFRDDLHQEVLLLIDNIFRFIQAGSEISGMIGQMPSRLGYQPTIGTELSALEERIANTGTGAITSIQAVYVPADDFTDPAAVHTFSHLSASLVLSRKRAGEGFYPAVDPLSSGSKMAGESIVGRRHYDLAREVRRVLAQYAELKDIIAMLGLEQLSAEDRRLVGRARRLERFFTQPFFTTEQFSGLAGKSVPIANTIDGCERILRDEFENYPERALYMIGSIAEAQEKTVIETTMSESVAAKPEGGN; encoded by the coding sequence GTGGGAAAAACAGAGCCGGAACAGACAGGTATTGTCACCTCGATTCGCGGAAGCGTGGTCGATATGCGCTTCGACGAGCTTCTGCCGTCGATCTACTCGGTTGTCAAAACCGGGCGCGAGATGGAGGTGACGGTCGAAATTCTCATGCAGCTCGACCGGCGGCACGTCCGAGGCATCGCGCTCACGCCGACCGAGGGGCTGTGCCGTGGAATGAAAGCCCGCAACACCGGCTCGCCGCTCAAAGCGCCCGTCGGCAAAGGCACACTGTCGCGCATGTTCGATGTGTTCGGCAACGCCATTGACCGGCGCGGCCCCGTAACCAACGTCACCTGGCGCTCGGTGCATGGCGCTCCTCCCCAACTCTCCCGCCGCTCGACAAAGTCCGAGGTGTTCGAGACGGGCATCAAGATCATCGACCTGCTCGTACCGCTCGAACGCGGCGGCAAGGCGGGGCTGTTCGGCGGGGCGGGCGTCGGCAAGACCGTGCTCCTGACCGAGATGATCCACAACATGGTGAGCAAGGAGAGCGGCGTCAGCATCTTCTGCGGCATCGGCGAACGGTGCCGCGAGGGCGAGGAGCTCTACCGCGACATGAGCGAGGCGGGCGTGCTCGACAACATGGTGATGGTGTTCGGCCAGATGAACGAACCGCCCGGCAGCCGCTTCCGCGTTGGCCTCACGGCGCTGACGATGGCCGAATACTTCCGTGACGACCTGCATCAGGAGGTGCTCTTGCTCATCGACAACATCTTCCGCTTCATCCAGGCCGGATCGGAGATTTCCGGCATGATAGGCCAGATGCCCTCCCGCCTCGGCTACCAGCCCACCATCGGCACCGAACTCTCCGCCCTTGAAGAGCGCATCGCCAACACCGGCACGGGCGCGATCACCTCGATTCAGGCGGTGTACGTTCCGGCGGACGACTTCACTGACCCTGCGGCCGTGCACACCTTTTCGCACCTCTCGGCCTCTTTGGTGCTTTCGCGCAAACGCGCAGGAGAGGGGTTCTACCCGGCGGTTGATCCGCTCTCGTCAGGCTCGAAGATGGCTGGCGAAAGCATCGTTGGCCGACGCCACTACGATCTGGCGCGCGAAGTGCGGCGGGTGCTCGCGCAGTACGCCGAGCTGAAGGACATCATCGCCATGCTCGGCCTCGAACAGCTCTCGGCGGAGGATCGCCGCCTCGTCGGACGGGCGCGGCGGCTCGAACGCTTCTTCACCCAACCCTTCTTCACGACCGAACAGTTCTCCGGCCTCGCGGGCAAAAGTGTCCCGATTGCCAACACCATCGACGGTTGCGAACGCATCCTGCGCGACGAGTTCGAGAACTATCCTGAACGCGCACTCTATATGATCGGAAGCATCGCCGAAGCGCAGGAAAAAACGGTGATCGAAACGACGATGAGTGAGTCCGTAGCCGCTAAACCGGAAGGAGGAAATTGA
- a CDS encoding DEAD/DEAH box helicase: protein MPFSALGIIDHLRKALAEEGYNSPTPIQKEAIPVILEGNDLLACAQTGTGKTAAFALPVLQRLHQSRMHGEKRKIRCLVLTPTRELAIQIGESFTAYGRHTGLINTVIFGGVNQNPQTARLVRGVDILVATPGRLLDLIGQGHLHLRDIEYFVLDEADRMLDMGFIHDIRRVLAVLPKKRQSLFFSATMPPEIIKLSAAILHNPKEVMVTPVSSTVEIINQQILFVDRENKNSLLAHLLKERNIESALVFTRTKHGADKVARFLAHHDITAEAIHGNKSQNARQRALGNFKTRQTRVLVATDIAARGIDIDELEYVINIDLPNIPETYVHRIGRTGRAGNRGAAYSFCNAEEKAYLRDIEKLIARKIPVIEDHPFPMVNTIPENAAASKQPARKVPHQKKPSGTHPGNSHWKRK, encoded by the coding sequence ATGCCTTTTTCCGCTCTCGGCATCATCGATCATCTGCGCAAAGCTCTCGCCGAAGAGGGCTACAACTCCCCCACCCCGATACAGAAAGAAGCTATCCCGGTCATTCTCGAAGGTAACGACCTGCTCGCTTGCGCCCAGACCGGCACCGGCAAAACCGCCGCGTTCGCGCTGCCCGTGCTGCAACGGCTGCACCAGAGCCGGATGCATGGCGAAAAGCGTAAAATCCGCTGCCTCGTGCTCACCCCGACCAGAGAGCTCGCAATCCAGATCGGCGAAAGCTTCACTGCCTATGGCCGTCATACCGGCCTCATAAACACCGTGATTTTTGGCGGCGTCAACCAGAACCCGCAGACCGCGCGGCTCGTGCGAGGCGTCGATATTCTGGTCGCCACGCCGGGCCGCCTGCTCGATCTGATCGGCCAGGGCCACCTGCACCTGCGCGACATCGAATATTTCGTGCTCGACGAAGCTGACCGGATGCTCGACATGGGCTTCATCCACGACATCAGACGAGTACTGGCGGTTCTACCGAAAAAACGGCAGTCACTCTTCTTTTCGGCCACCATGCCACCCGAAATCATCAAGCTCTCCGCTGCGATTCTGCACAACCCGAAAGAGGTCATGGTCACGCCGGTTTCATCGACCGTCGAGATCATCAACCAGCAGATTCTGTTCGTTGATCGCGAAAACAAGAACAGCCTGCTCGCGCACCTGCTCAAGGAACGAAACATCGAAAGCGCGCTGGTCTTCACGCGAACCAAGCACGGCGCGGACAAGGTGGCCCGTTTTCTGGCGCACCACGACATCACCGCCGAGGCGATTCACGGCAACAAATCGCAAAACGCCCGCCAGCGCGCGCTCGGCAACTTCAAGACGAGGCAAACGAGAGTGCTGGTCGCCACCGACATCGCTGCGAGGGGAATCGACATCGATGAACTCGAATATGTCATCAACATCGATTTGCCCAACATCCCGGAAACCTACGTGCACCGCATTGGCCGAACTGGCCGGGCCGGAAACCGTGGAGCCGCATACTCCTTCTGCAACGCCGAAGAAAAAGCCTATCTCCGCGACATCGAAAAACTGATCGCCCGAAAAATCCCGGTCATCGAAGATCATCCCTTTCCGATGGTGAACACGATTCCGGAAAATGCTGCAGCATCAAAGCAACCGGCAAGAAAGGTCCCCCATCAGAAAAAACCTTCTGGAACCCACCCCGGCAACTCTCACTGGAAACGGAAATGA
- a CDS encoding BMP family lipoprotein encodes MTYRKYSSFFFRLSSILTMFMLLLTGCAGKKKVSESNPNAYKVGLVFDVGGRGDKSFNDLAYNGLEQAKKKLGIQFDYIEPSGEGADREAALRQMAADPDVKLIIGVGLLFTDDITAIAKEFPDKKFACIDYNPQPGAEIPSNLSGIVFEEKKGSFLAGAIAALESKTGIIGFIGGMDSNIIRKFESGYIEGAKYVRPDIKLITNFIGMTGSAFNDPAKGKEIALGQYSQGADIIYQAAGASGMGVIEAARESKKLVICTDMGLEWPAPENMLTSINKAINKAVLTTIDEAMHGKFEGGKQRVFGLDNRYTDYVWNSDTEKLIDQSVHERIESIRKDILDGKIKVQE; translated from the coding sequence ATGACTTACCGGAAATATTCATCATTCTTTTTCAGGCTTTCGTCTATTCTGACGATGTTCATGCTGCTTCTTACTGGATGCGCGGGGAAAAAAAAGGTCTCGGAAAGCAATCCAAACGCTTACAAAGTCGGCCTGGTGTTCGATGTCGGTGGTCGTGGAGACAAGTCGTTCAACGATTTGGCTTATAACGGCCTTGAACAGGCCAAGAAGAAGCTCGGGATACAGTTCGATTACATCGAGCCATCAGGCGAGGGTGCCGACCGCGAGGCGGCGCTAAGGCAAATGGCCGCCGATCCCGATGTCAAGCTGATCATCGGCGTCGGTCTGCTTTTTACCGATGACATTACGGCTATCGCCAAAGAATTCCCCGACAAGAAGTTCGCCTGTATCGACTACAATCCACAGCCCGGTGCAGAGATTCCGTCGAACCTCTCCGGCATCGTGTTCGAGGAGAAAAAGGGGTCGTTCCTTGCCGGAGCGATTGCGGCGCTCGAATCGAAAACCGGCATTATCGGCTTCATCGGCGGCATGGATTCCAACATCATCAGAAAATTCGAGTCCGGCTATATCGAGGGGGCCAAGTATGTCAGGCCGGACATCAAGCTCATCACCAACTTTATTGGCATGACCGGTAGCGCCTTCAACGATCCGGCCAAAGGCAAGGAAATTGCGCTTGGCCAGTACAGCCAGGGAGCGGATATTATCTACCAGGCGGCAGGAGCGAGCGGCATGGGCGTCATCGAGGCAGCGCGCGAATCGAAAAAACTCGTGATCTGCACCGATATGGGCCTGGAGTGGCCTGCTCCGGAGAACATGCTGACCAGCATCAACAAGGCGATCAACAAGGCTGTTCTGACCACAATCGACGAGGCGATGCATGGTAAGTTCGAGGGCGGAAAGCAGCGAGTGTTCGGTCTCGATAACCGTTATACCGATTACGTCTGGAACAGCGATACCGAAAAATTGATCGATCAGTCCGTGCACGAGCGTATCGAGTCGATCCGCAAGGATATTCTGGACGGGAAAATCAAGGTTCAGGAGTAA
- a CDS encoding SDR family oxidoreductase gives MRKKIVVTGGTGFIGSRLVHRLAASGEDVYVLVRASSDLASLKECLDRITLVYGDVTDIASLSGAFEGAEEVYHCAGITYMGDRKNPLLQRINVEGTQNVLDACRRAKVKRVVHVSSITAVGISGPNRKFNEESCWNFDTIDLEYARTKHAAEKIVAAAVKKGMDCVIVVPAFVFGAGDINFNAGRIIKDVYKRKMPFYPLGGICVVDVEIVVDCLIAAMKKGRTGERYIVGGDNVSFKELAQTIMDVTGVHQRSFPLPIWAAHAVSFLLKFSPERKKISKLFNMTMFTVASKFLYFDSSKAQRELGMRYEPFAESIRRTFEWYRERRMLN, from the coding sequence GTGAGAAAGAAAATAGTCGTAACCGGAGGCACCGGGTTCATCGGGTCCCGTCTTGTCCACAGGCTGGCTGCGTCTGGCGAAGATGTTTACGTGCTGGTCAGGGCTAGCTCCGATTTAGCCTCTCTCAAGGAGTGCCTTGACCGGATTACTCTCGTTTACGGCGATGTGACGGATATCGCTTCGCTTTCCGGAGCGTTTGAGGGAGCTGAAGAGGTCTATCATTGCGCAGGTATCACCTATATGGGCGACCGTAAAAATCCCCTGTTGCAGAGAATCAATGTCGAAGGCACACAGAACGTGCTCGATGCCTGTCGCCGGGCAAAGGTCAAAAGGGTGGTGCATGTGAGTTCCATCACGGCGGTGGGAATCAGCGGTCCGAACCGCAAGTTCAACGAGGAGAGCTGCTGGAATTTCGACACTATCGATCTGGAGTATGCCAGGACCAAACATGCTGCGGAAAAGATCGTCGCCGCAGCGGTGAAAAAAGGTATGGACTGTGTCATCGTGGTGCCGGCATTTGTCTTCGGTGCGGGTGATATCAATTTTAACGCCGGGCGCATCATCAAGGATGTCTACAAGCGCAAGATGCCGTTTTATCCATTGGGAGGAATATGCGTAGTGGATGTGGAGATCGTGGTTGACTGTCTCATTGCAGCCATGAAGAAAGGGCGCACGGGCGAGCGCTATATTGTCGGCGGCGACAATGTTTCGTTCAAAGAATTGGCCCAGACGATCATGGATGTCACCGGCGTGCACCAGCGTTCCTTTCCGCTGCCGATCTGGGCAGCTCATGCGGTCAGTTTTCTCCTTAAGTTCAGTCCGGAAAGGAAAAAGATTTCGAAGCTGTTCAACATGACCATGTTCACCGTGGCCTCGAAATTTTTGTATTTCGATTCGTCGAAAGCCCAGCGGGAATTGGGTATGCGCTATGAACCGTTTGCAGAGAGCATCCGGCGGACGTTTGAATGGTATCGTGAACGCCGTATGCTGAACTGA
- a CDS encoding DUF294 nucleotidyltransferase-like domain-containing protein yields the protein MQTTTPSNIIVERVAADLGKYPPFDRLSLDKNRKIAASLAVEYHEEGETLFRKGDELGRFSYMVMKGAVRLFDLIDGEEVLVDLCDEGDLFGVRAIFGTSTYLLSAQVVEESLLFAIPVETIKELVQSEPSVAAYFTGAIARSVQHIEHSLSEAIDTRRSLMETGGGSLLANETLVVDQVRNVITCAPGIPIREAAKIMSENNIGSIIVVAENRHPLGIITDTDLRKKVVAIAGQVNERPVSEIMTSPVYTITAGKTVADMMMLMVRTKLRHFCITEDGTADTPVIGIISEHDIVTSEGINPAVIMKAIMQSESVEQLSQEREKAEKLLKMYIAQDVAIHFISNIFTELNDALIVKAIEFSVADMKREGIDLPDIEFCWLSLGSEGRKEQLLRTDLDNAILFRDPENEASRETVQRVFLELGKRVTAILVACGFKPCPAEIMASNPEWCQPLSGWMNYFRKWIGTPEPKALMNSTIFFDFRPVYGSTALALEMKREINTEIARGRGFLQFFAKNALQNPPPLGFFRNFLVEKSREHAHEFDIKARALMPLSDAARVLACEFGVTDFLGTVERFRRIGQLLPSFQELAEEAAQGYEFLMRLRTEHGLAEKSSGRYIDPKHLNKMQRQKLRDLFTTIGKVQSMLNLRYQLDYIRA from the coding sequence ATGCAAACAACCACTCCGTCGAATATCATCGTCGAAAGGGTAGCCGCCGATCTGGGCAAATATCCGCCGTTCGATCGTCTCAGTCTCGACAAAAACCGGAAAATCGCCGCTTCGCTTGCCGTGGAGTATCATGAAGAGGGGGAAACGCTTTTCAGGAAAGGAGATGAACTCGGCAGGTTTTCCTACATGGTCATGAAGGGTGCCGTGCGCCTGTTCGATTTGATTGATGGCGAAGAGGTGCTCGTCGATCTGTGCGATGAAGGCGACCTGTTCGGTGTGCGCGCCATATTCGGCACCAGCACTTACCTGCTCTCGGCGCAGGTGGTCGAGGAGAGTCTGCTGTTTGCCATTCCGGTCGAAACCATCAAGGAGCTGGTTCAGTCGGAGCCATCGGTCGCGGCATACTTCACCGGCGCGATCGCCCGCAGCGTGCAGCATATCGAGCACTCCCTCTCCGAGGCCATCGACACGCGAAGGAGCCTGATGGAGACCGGGGGCGGCAGCCTGCTCGCCAACGAGACGCTGGTGGTCGACCAGGTGCGCAACGTCATCACCTGCGCCCCCGGTATCCCGATCCGTGAAGCGGCCAAAATTATGTCCGAAAACAACATCGGCTCGATTATCGTCGTTGCGGAAAACCGCCATCCGCTCGGCATCATTACCGATACCGATCTGCGCAAGAAGGTGGTGGCGATCGCCGGACAGGTCAACGAGCGTCCTGTCAGCGAAATCATGACAAGCCCGGTCTATACTATCACCGCCGGAAAGACGGTGGCTGATATGATGATGCTCATGGTCAGGACCAAGCTTCGTCACTTCTGCATCACCGAAGACGGCACGGCAGACACACCAGTCATCGGCATCATCTCCGAGCACGACATCGTCACCTCCGAAGGGATCAACCCCGCCGTGATCATGAAGGCAATCATGCAGTCCGAGAGCGTCGAGCAGCTCTCGCAAGAGCGGGAGAAAGCTGAAAAGCTGCTGAAGATGTACATTGCTCAGGACGTGGCCATCCATTTCATCTCGAATATTTTTACCGAACTGAACGATGCGCTGATCGTCAAGGCGATCGAGTTTTCGGTTGCCGACATGAAGCGAGAGGGAATCGACCTGCCCGACATCGAGTTCTGCTGGCTTTCGCTCGGCAGCGAGGGGCGCAAGGAGCAACTGCTCAGAACCGATCTGGATAATGCCATTCTTTTCCGCGATCCCGAAAATGAGGCTTCGCGCGAGACCGTGCAGCGAGTATTTCTCGAACTCGGCAAACGGGTCACCGCCATTCTGGTTGCCTGCGGTTTCAAACCATGCCCGGCGGAAATCATGGCGAGCAATCCTGAATGGTGCCAGCCGCTGAGCGGATGGATGAACTATTTCCGCAAATGGATCGGCACACCCGAGCCGAAGGCTTTGATGAACTCGACCATCTTTTTCGATTTCAGACCGGTCTATGGGAGTACGGCCCTTGCTCTTGAAATGAAGCGTGAAATCAATACGGAGATCGCGCGTGGTCGTGGTTTTTTACAATTCTTTGCGAAGAATGCCTTGCAGAATCCGCCACCACTGGGCTTTTTCCGGAACTTCCTGGTCGAAAAGAGCCGTGAACATGCTCACGAGTTCGATATCAAGGCGCGCGCCTTGATGCCGCTTTCGGATGCTGCCAGGGTGTTGGCATGTGAATTCGGAGTGACCGATTTTCTTGGCACGGTCGAACGTTTCCGGCGTATCGGTCAGTTGCTGCCATCGTTTCAGGAGCTTGCCGAAGAGGCTGCTCAAGGCTACGAGTTCCTTATGCGCCTGCGTACCGAGCACGGCCTGGCCGAAAAGTCTTCTGGGCGATACATCGATCCGAAACACCTTAACAAAATGCAGCGCCAGAAGCTGAGAGATCTTTTTACAACCATTGGCAAGGTTCAAAGCATGTTGAACCTCCGTTACCAGCTCGACTACATTCGTGCTTGA
- a CDS encoding 3'-5' exonuclease → MLELARKIQASRRCRKGLLPENICRYVSLFDHPLQRNTPLDELRFVIFDTETSGFDLVKDRILSIGAVSMKGSTIDIADSFEVLLRQEAIGGKDAVSVHGILKRDLTQGMEEGEAVCRFLDYLGNGVIVAHHADFDIAMVNRVLSQRYGIKLLNEALDTASFAKRLEKGPYYNLAHKSGEYRLDNLCARYGICLYDRHTSAGDAYLTAQLFQRLLAVGRKAGIDTLGKLLLK, encoded by the coding sequence GTGCTTGAGCTTGCCCGCAAAATCCAGGCGTCGAGGCGCTGCCGCAAAGGTTTGCTGCCGGAAAACATTTGCCGGTACGTCAGCCTGTTCGACCACCCGTTACAGCGCAATACACCGCTTGACGAGCTGCGTTTCGTCATTTTCGATACAGAAACCAGCGGTTTCGATCTCGTCAAAGACCGAATACTTTCAATTGGCGCAGTGTCCATGAAGGGCTCGACCATCGACATCGCCGATTCGTTCGAGGTGCTGCTTCGCCAGGAAGCTATTGGCGGCAAGGATGCGGTCAGCGTACATGGAATCCTGAAGCGGGATCTTACCCAGGGGATGGAGGAGGGCGAGGCGGTATGCCGTTTTCTCGATTATCTCGGCAACGGAGTGATTGTGGCGCATCACGCTGATTTTGATATCGCCATGGTTAACCGTGTGCTCTCGCAGCGGTACGGCATCAAGCTGTTGAACGAGGCGCTCGATACGGCCAGTTTTGCCAAGCGGCTCGAAAAAGGGCCATATTATAATCTTGCTCACAAAAGCGGAGAGTATCGTCTCGACAATCTCTGTGCCCGCTATGGCATCTGTCTCTACGATCGCCACACCTCAGCCGGCGACGCCTACCTCACCGCCCAGCTCTTCCAGCGCCTCCTCGCCGTCGGGCGAAAAGCAGGCATTGACACGCTTGGGAAGTTATTGCTGAAGTGA
- a CDS encoding class I SAM-dependent methyltransferase, protein MSDHQSHSRGKNAREWFEEWFDHPLYLKVYHHRDAEEAERCVRTILDLTGIDPAWQPPHSVLDIACGAGRHALSFARTGLRVTANDLSPYLLDQARKQAKAEGINMEFSRQDMRTIRFERRFDLIAQLFSSFGYFETDQEDRDVIANIASLLNPGGWYVLDLINPVQLKSQFTPRTERNSESLSIIEERTLSERHVTKKITLHEANGRKHSFTESVRIYSPAEAFSLLESGGFAVERVVGDYEGSPFDEATSPRMMLLARLLVSRS, encoded by the coding sequence ATGAGCGATCACCAATCTCATTCCCGGGGAAAAAACGCCCGGGAATGGTTCGAAGAGTGGTTCGACCATCCCCTCTATCTCAAGGTTTATCATCACCGAGACGCCGAAGAGGCGGAGCGCTGTGTGCGTACCATTCTCGACCTGACCGGCATTGATCCGGCATGGCAGCCCCCGCACTCCGTTCTCGACATCGCCTGTGGCGCGGGACGCCATGCGCTTTCCTTCGCCCGGACAGGTCTGCGTGTAACGGCCAACGACCTCTCCCCTTACCTGCTCGACCAAGCCCGAAAGCAGGCCAAGGCAGAGGGAATCAACATGGAGTTCAGCCGGCAGGATATGAGAACGATCCGCTTCGAACGCCGGTTTGACCTTATCGCTCAACTGTTTTCAAGTTTCGGCTACTTCGAAACCGATCAGGAAGATCGTGATGTGATCGCCAATATAGCTTCCCTGCTCAACCCCGGCGGCTGGTACGTGCTCGACCTGATCAATCCCGTGCAACTGAAAAGCCAGTTTACCCCGCGCACTGAACGAAACTCCGAATCACTGTCGATTATCGAAGAGCGCACGCTTTCCGAACGCCATGTCACCAAAAAGATCACCCTGCATGAGGCCAACGGCAGGAAGCACTCTTTTACCGAGTCGGTCCGGATATACAGCCCGGCTGAGGCCTTCTCGCTGCTCGAATCGGGCGGCTTTGCTGTTGAACGAGTAGTCGGCGACTATGAGGGCAGCCCGTTTGACGAAGCAACCTCCCCGCGCATGATGTTGCTTGCTCGCCTGTTGGTATCCCGATCCTGA